CCTTGCtgttaattctttatctttgGTATGAAACGCATGTGTTGTCTGTGCCTGACAGAGCGTGGCGAGGTTTTAatccagacttgcttcattactgattgtctatgagctctctgtattgtgcacaaaataaaaataaacctgattgagtgattttacagtgcttggaaatagtatttttccacgacagtcctaaatctgaccccaaAACAGCGTTTTTCTTGAAATGAAACTCTGCTGAGGTCTTAAGGTCCGACTTCCCCTTTCATAAAACAGCTAATAAGTTATCCACCCCTCCCGTCCTGTGCGGGATGGGCGGCCACTGTGTGACTTCTCCCTATAAAGGAGGTATGGACCTGTTGCGCTCTCCGCACCCTCCGGAGAGCCGTTGTCAAAACTCAGTTCAGAAAGTTTCGCTACCCCGTTGCATGAATGGATTTTAAAGAGCTTGGAGCTGATTGCTCGGAGGGAGACACGGAGGATCTGGACAGCGTCAAGGCGCTGACGGAGAAGCTGAAGCTGCAGACGCGCAGACCGTCCTATCTGGAGTGGCAGGAACGGTTGCAAAGTCGCCCTTGGACGGACAGGAGCCCCACAGACTGTCCGGACTCCGCTGAAGGACACGTTTCCATGCCCGCAATTTTGAGAAACGACAACTCAGAGCTTGTTGTGCGCAACATATGCGGCTTTGATACCATTGATGATGCGCTGGAGTTTCTGAGAAAAGAGCTGGTGAGTTGGGTTTATGTTCAACTAACTTATTGCAACTTGACATGAATGATTTCCAGCTATTTCTCAGCCATCTAAAACCAAAATCTGATAAAGTCAGGAGAGAGGCAGCTTCCCGCTTCACTACAAGGTAGATAATCATCTCCTCGGTGTCTGCATGAATGCCTCTCTCGTTTCAAGGATAGCATGAATGATGGCATGCTTAACTCAGTTTAAACAAACACCTTGTGAAACAATATGATGCCTGTTTTCTCACAACCTTTACCTGGAAGCATccaaatgcaaataatttcagTTAGGCACAAGTGAACATATGAGTTTTAAATAGTGATCAAATGTGGAATCTgccctttgttgttttttttattttattttattttattttttatttatttatttttttatttatttttagctaagGGTAGGACTATTTGCAACAATCTGCAAAATATGACAACATTTCTGAAGGAATTTATGTTTCtatatgagaaaaaatattttagaatgaaACTAAGTTTATAACTACAGTGATTAGCTGTCACACCCTATCAGACTTGTTGGTGGTTAATTAAATATagtggatataaaaaaaaatacccttttttttatcaagaacTTTCTACCCTACACTCTTTGCTATAGAGATAAAACTACTGATTTCTTTCATCTGACCTCtgtttcccttctttttttctcactgccCAGAGGGAGATGCAAGTCCAGGACAACCGACTGGCCCGGCAGCTGATCCGCCTTCGTGGGGAGATCCACCAGCTGAAAGTGGAGCAGGTGTGCCACCGTCACAAGGAGATGCTGGATGATGCCACTTACGAGTTGGAGGAGTGCGAAGAGGAGTCGGACCTACTGTGCGACATTCCCATGAAGGCCGCCTTTGCTCTCTCCACGCCTCTGAAACACCTAGGCCTCACCAAAATGAACATCAACTCCAGACGTTTCTCACTGTGTTGAAAAGGGTCACATTTTACCTACACAGCAAcagatgttttcatatttcttctctgtgtttgtacAAGGCACGTCACTAGAGTTACTTCCTTTCCAAGAGAGGACTGGTGAGAGGCAGGCAGCAATTGTTGCcagcagtaaaaattaaaatgtcgGCCTTGATTTATGTCAAGGTATGACATGAATGGGGAAGTATCTATGTACTCACCTGCAGAAGGCATGCACGCCTGCTACTGCCAGAAGATCCTGCTGGTCCGAGTCTTTTTTATACCACAGAAACAATAACTTTGAATGGATTCACTATATTGCCAAAAACATTAAGACAAACCTTCAAATCCTTGATTTCATTTGTTCCAAACACCTCCATGGCCACACAGAGGCAGCAAACTGGATCTGCAAATATTTCTGGGGCAGTCTCAGGATGTCAGTGAAG
This is a stretch of genomic DNA from Gambusia affinis linkage group LG16, SWU_Gaff_1.0, whole genome shotgun sequence. It encodes these proteins:
- the fam167b gene encoding protein FAM167A, yielding MDFKELGADCSEGDTEDLDSVKALTEKLKLQTRRPSYLEWQERLQSRPWTDRSPTDCPDSAEGHVSMPAILRNDNSELVVRNICGFDTIDDALEFLRKELREMQVQDNRLARQLIRLRGEIHQLKVEQVCHRHKEMLDDATYELEECEEESDLLCDIPMKAAFALSTPLKHLGLTKMNINSRRFSLC